In Thermus tengchongensis, a single genomic region encodes these proteins:
- a CDS encoding ABC transporter substrate-binding protein, whose protein sequence is MKKLLAFLTVLLALAFAFPLTLTDDLGRTVTVKAPPKRIVTMLPSVTETVCALGACDRLVATDDYSDWPERVKALPKAGGLYNPNPELIVALKPDLVLVSKYGRLYETLERAGLTVYAVRTETYEDIFRTTRTLGKLLGLEGQAERLVAQIQREVYQEEARAAKAKDRPRVYYEIDPTPYTVGPESFIGVLIQKARGVNIVPKELGLFPKIAPEFVVEKNPEVIVATYPGALETIRTRPGWSRVRAVQTGRICVFTGGQDSLLSRPGPRVAQGLRLLVDCFHGR, encoded by the coding sequence ATGAAGAAGCTACTGGCGTTTCTGACGGTCCTTCTGGCGCTGGCCTTCGCTTTTCCCCTTACCCTCACCGACGACCTGGGGCGCACGGTCACGGTCAAGGCGCCGCCCAAACGGATCGTCACCATGTTGCCCTCGGTGACGGAGACGGTGTGCGCCCTGGGGGCCTGCGATCGCCTCGTGGCCACCGACGACTACTCCGATTGGCCCGAGCGGGTGAAGGCCCTGCCCAAGGCCGGGGGGCTCTACAACCCCAACCCCGAGCTCATCGTGGCCCTTAAGCCGGACCTGGTCTTGGTTTCCAAGTACGGCCGGCTTTACGAGACCCTGGAGCGGGCGGGCCTTACCGTGTATGCGGTGCGCACGGAGACCTACGAGGACATCTTCCGCACCACCCGCACCTTGGGGAAGCTCCTGGGCCTCGAGGGCCAGGCGGAGCGCCTGGTGGCCCAGATCCAGCGGGAGGTGTACCAGGAGGAAGCCCGGGCGGCCAAGGCCAAGGACCGGCCGAGGGTCTACTACGAGATCGACCCTACCCCCTACACCGTGGGCCCGGAGAGCTTCATTGGGGTCCTCATCCAGAAGGCCCGGGGGGTAAATATCGTGCCTAAGGAGCTCGGGCTCTTTCCCAAGATCGCCCCGGAGTTCGTGGTGGAGAAGAACCCCGAGGTGATCGTGGCCACCTACCCGGGTGCCCTGGAAACCATCCGGACGAGGCCTGGATGGAGCCGGGTGCGGGCGGTCCAGACGGGGCGCATCTGCGTGTTCACTGGGGGCCAAGACAGCCTCCTGTCCCGCCCAGGCCCCCGGGTGGCCCAGGGGCTTAGGCTTCTGGTGGACTGCTTCCATGGACGCTAG
- a CDS encoding FecCD family ABC transporter permease: protein MTQALPLALRRSLVLLWLVFLLLVALVLGVALGTVSLSPLEVVQALLGQRENPIVTEMRLPRVLGGMLVGAALGVAGAAFQGLFRNPLADPYLMGSAAGAAFAVTLLASFLGSLAPGFAQHAVFQGLPPSATLFGFLGAFSATLLTLVLAGGAARTGELVLAGVVVGSVLTGATTYLMLQDADRVRAVFAYTLGNLAFLGWPGVKVLLLFFLLALPPLLLLGRVLNALQLGEEVAKSLGLPLEGLKLFLLLTASLLVAAAVAQAGIIGFVGLITPHLLRRFLGEDYRLLLPASALGGAVLLALADLLARTLTRPAELPVGVVTTLLGGPFFLYLMWRRRGRA from the coding sequence ATGACCCAGGCCCTTCCTTTGGCCCTTAGGCGGAGCCTGGTCCTCCTGTGGCTGGTTTTCCTTCTGCTTGTGGCCCTGGTGCTGGGGGTGGCCCTAGGCACGGTTAGCCTTTCTCCCCTCGAGGTGGTTCAGGCCCTCTTGGGCCAGCGGGAAAACCCCATTGTCACCGAGATGCGCCTGCCCCGGGTCCTGGGGGGGATGCTGGTGGGGGCGGCTTTGGGGGTGGCGGGGGCGGCTTTCCAGGGGCTTTTCCGCAATCCTCTGGCCGACCCCTACCTCATGGGCTCGGCGGCGGGGGCAGCCTTCGCTGTAACCCTTCTGGCTAGCTTTCTGGGGAGTCTAGCCCCTGGCTTTGCCCAGCACGCTGTTTTTCAGGGCTTACCCCCCTCCGCCACCCTCTTCGGGTTCCTGGGGGCCTTTTCCGCCACCCTGCTCACCCTGGTCCTGGCGGGAGGAGCAGCCCGTACCGGGGAGCTGGTCCTGGCGGGGGTGGTGGTGGGGAGCGTCCTGACCGGGGCCACCACCTACCTGATGCTCCAGGACGCCGACCGGGTGCGGGCGGTGTTCGCTTACACCCTGGGGAATCTGGCCTTTTTGGGTTGGCCAGGGGTGAAGGTTCTGCTTCTCTTTTTCCTACTGGCCCTTCCCCCGCTTTTGCTGTTGGGCCGGGTGTTGAACGCCCTCCAGCTGGGGGAGGAGGTGGCCAAGAGCCTGGGACTGCCCCTAGAGGGCCTTAAGCTCTTTCTCCTTCTTACCGCAAGTCTCCTGGTGGCTGCAGCCGTGGCCCAGGCGGGGATCATTGGTTTCGTGGGGCTGATCACCCCCCACCTTTTGCGGCGGTTTCTGGGGGAGGATTACCGGTTGCTCCTGCCGGCCTCCGCCTTGGGCGGGGCGGTTCTGTTGGCCCTGGCGGACCTTTTGGCCCGCACCCTTACCCGGCCGGCGGAGCTTCCCGTGGGGGTGGTCACCACCCTTCTGGGGGGGCCCTTTTTCCTCTATCTGATGTGGAGGCGGCGTGGCAGGGCTTGA
- a CDS encoding ABC transporter ATP-binding protein: protein MAGLEARGIVGPYALLGVDLAVRPGEWVALLGPNGSGKSTLLRVMAGLLWPKAGEVFLEGKPLRAYRSYVRGRLLAYLPQGGPYPEGLLVEEVVRLGRLPHLGLWGREGREDGEAVEWALEVTGASRFRGRYLGSLSGGERQRVLLARALAARPRYLLLDEPTTFLDLEYQGGLLALLRGLVAKGMGILAVLHDPNQAAMADRVVVLKGGRLLAEGRPGAVFTEPLLQGLYGPGIRVAHLMGRPHVYLDG, encoded by the coding sequence GTGGCAGGGCTTGAGGCCAGGGGGATCGTGGGTCCCTATGCCCTTTTGGGGGTGGACCTGGCCGTAAGGCCAGGGGAGTGGGTGGCCCTCCTAGGCCCCAACGGGTCGGGCAAGAGCACCCTTCTTAGGGTGATGGCGGGGCTTCTTTGGCCTAAGGCCGGGGAGGTCTTTTTGGAGGGAAAGCCCCTTCGGGCTTATAGGAGCTATGTCCGGGGCCGGCTCCTCGCCTACCTGCCTCAGGGGGGGCCTTACCCGGAGGGGCTTTTGGTGGAGGAGGTGGTGCGCCTGGGAAGGCTTCCCCACCTGGGCCTTTGGGGACGGGAGGGGCGGGAGGATGGGGAAGCGGTGGAGTGGGCCTTGGAGGTTACGGGGGCTTCCCGCTTCCGGGGCCGGTACCTGGGTAGCCTTTCCGGGGGGGAGCGCCAGCGCGTCCTTCTGGCCAGGGCCCTGGCGGCCAGGCCCCGTTACCTCCTTCTGGACGAGCCCACCACCTTCCTGGACTTGGAATACCAGGGGGGGTTGCTGGCCCTCCTGCGGGGCTTGGTCGCTAAGGGAATGGGGATTCTCGCCGTCCTCCACGACCCTAATCAGGCAGCCATGGCTGACCGGGTGGTGGTGCTCAAGGGGGGAAGGCTTTTGGCGGAGGGAAGGCCGGGGGCGGTTTTCACCGAGCCCCTTCTCCAAGGTCTTTATGGCCCTGGGATTCGGGTGGCCCACCTCATGGGGAGGCCCCATGTCTACTTGGACGGATAG
- a CDS encoding SDR family oxidoreductase: MRLKDKVVLITGAAHGIGRATLELFAREGARLVACDLEEEPLREAAAATGALALPMDVADPASVKRGFREALQAMGRLDGVVHYAGITRDNFHWKMPLEDWEAVLRVNLTGSFLVAKAASEAMRERNPGSIVLTSSRVYLGNLGQANYAASKAGVVGLTRTLALELGRYGIRVNALAPGFIETRMTAKVPEKVREKAIAATPLGRAGQPIEVAYAALFLVSDESSFITGQVLFVDGGRTVGAAPA; the protein is encoded by the coding sequence ATGCGGCTTAAGGACAAGGTGGTGCTGATCACGGGGGCGGCCCACGGGATCGGCCGGGCTACCCTGGAGCTCTTTGCCCGGGAGGGGGCCAGGCTGGTGGCCTGTGATCTGGAGGAGGAGCCCCTAAGGGAGGCGGCGGCAGCCACGGGGGCCTTGGCCCTTCCCATGGACGTGGCCGACCCTGCTTCGGTGAAGAGGGGGTTCCGGGAGGCCCTTCAGGCCATGGGCCGCCTGGACGGGGTGGTGCACTATGCCGGCATCACCCGGGATAACTTCCACTGGAAGATGCCCCTGGAGGACTGGGAGGCGGTGCTCCGGGTGAACCTCACGGGGAGCTTCCTGGTGGCCAAGGCGGCCTCCGAGGCCATGCGGGAGCGGAATCCTGGTTCCATTGTGCTCACCAGTTCCCGGGTGTACCTGGGTAACCTGGGGCAGGCCAACTATGCGGCTTCCAAGGCGGGGGTGGTGGGGCTTACCCGCACCCTGGCCCTGGAGCTCGGGCGGTACGGGATCCGGGTGAACGCCCTGGCTCCGGGGTTTATTGAAACTCGGATGACGGCTAAGGTACCGGAGAAGGTGCGGGAGAAGGCCATTGCCGCCACCCCCTTGGGCCGTGCCGGCCAGCCCATAGAGGTGGCCTACGCCGCCTTGTTCCTTGTTTCCGATGAGTCCAGCTTCATCACCGGCCAGGTACTCTTCGTGGACGGGGGTAGAACGGTGGGGGCCGCTCCTGCCTAA
- a CDS encoding serine hydrolase domain-containing protein: protein MDFSRLDGFLKRQVAEGLLPGYVALVARGGEVVYQGVGGYLDPERALPMREDALFRIYSMTKPWVSALALTFLEEGSLSLMDPVEKYLPGFAGVKVGREVGEEVALEALRAPVTVYDLLRHTAGFTYGVFFRSPVKRLYLEAGVDRFDLSREDFLERLAALPLRFQPGEAFEYGLSTDVLGHLLEVLAGRSLAELLEERVFAPLGMRDSGFWARDPTRLAKPFPQDPETGRSIRLIPVEAEPPRYAGGLGGVSTAWDYLRFLEALRTGRGVLHPSLCRLMTQDHLGPLYEAGLRRGLEYAPGPGYGFGLGVAVRLGPGGLAPGSPGDFYWWGFAGTYFLVDPALELSALLFTQAPNLLSVLEPEKALHSRLGQRLGLAFRTLVYGTFS, encoded by the coding sequence ATGGATTTTTCCCGGCTGGATGGTTTTTTGAAGAGGCAGGTGGCTGAGGGCCTTCTTCCCGGGTACGTGGCCCTGGTGGCCCGGGGGGGAGAGGTGGTCTACCAGGGGGTGGGGGGGTATCTGGATCCCGAAAGGGCTCTTCCCATGCGGGAAGACGCTCTTTTCCGCATCTACTCCATGACCAAGCCATGGGTTTCCGCCCTGGCCCTCACCTTCCTGGAGGAGGGTAGCCTTTCCCTCATGGACCCTGTGGAAAAGTACCTGCCGGGGTTCGCCGGGGTCAAGGTGGGGCGGGAAGTGGGGGAGGAGGTGGCCCTCGAGGCCCTGAGGGCGCCGGTTACCGTTTATGACCTTCTGCGCCACACGGCGGGCTTTACCTATGGGGTCTTCTTCCGCTCCCCGGTGAAACGGCTCTACCTGGAGGCGGGGGTGGACCGGTTTGACCTTTCCCGGGAGGATTTTCTTGAGCGCCTGGCCGCTTTGCCCCTGCGTTTTCAGCCGGGAGAGGCCTTTGAGTATGGGCTTTCCACCGATGTGCTTGGACATCTTTTGGAGGTGCTTGCGGGGAGGAGCCTGGCGGAGCTCTTGGAGGAACGGGTGTTCGCTCCCTTGGGGATGCGGGACTCGGGTTTTTGGGCCAGGGATCCCACCCGTTTGGCAAAGCCCTTTCCCCAGGACCCGGAAACGGGCAGGTCCATCCGCCTCATCCCTGTGGAAGCGGAGCCCCCCCGGTATGCGGGGGGCCTGGGCGGGGTGAGCACGGCCTGGGACTACCTGCGGTTCCTGGAGGCCCTGCGCACGGGCCGGGGTGTGTTGCACCCGAGCCTGTGCCGCCTCATGACCCAGGACCACCTGGGCCCCCTTTACGAGGCCGGGTTGCGGCGGGGCCTCGAGTACGCCCCAGGCCCGGGCTACGGCTTCGGCCTGGGGGTGGCGGTGCGTTTGGGCCCTGGGGGTCTGGCTCCGGGAAGCCCCGGGGACTTCTACTGGTGGGGGTTTGCCGGCACCTACTTCCTGGTGGATCCCGCCCTAGAACTGAGCGCCTTGCTTTTCACCCAAGCCCCCAATCTCCTTTCCGTGTTGGAACCGGAAAAGGCTCTTCACTCCCGGCTTGGGCAGCGGCTTGGCCTGGCCTTCCGCACCCTGGTTTACGGGACCTTTTCCTGA
- the mntR gene encoding manganese-dependent transcriptional regulator MntR, with the protein MARPPLSEAQEDYLKQLFLLEAERQGPVPTQALAERLGVKPPSVTEMLKKLTALGLVEHAPYQGARLTEAGRRIALEVLRHHRLLEAYLHQALGYGWEEVHLEAERLEHVISEVFEERIAELLGHPPFDPHGDPIPTKDLALPEARALPLSQAPLGEARVVRALAQDRGTLNLLAKLGLVPGKVLRVVEKGDGVGIEMAGEVLRLPEELAQAVGVEALQEKVP; encoded by the coding sequence ATGGCGCGCCCTCCCTTGTCCGAGGCCCAGGAGGACTACCTGAAGCAGCTTTTCCTCCTGGAGGCGGAGCGGCAAGGCCCGGTGCCCACCCAGGCGCTTGCCGAGCGCTTGGGGGTTAAACCCCCCTCGGTGACGGAGATGCTCAAGAAGCTCACGGCCTTGGGCCTGGTGGAGCATGCCCCTTACCAGGGGGCCCGGCTCACCGAGGCCGGGCGGCGGATTGCCCTGGAGGTCTTAAGGCACCACCGGCTCCTCGAGGCCTACCTGCACCAGGCCCTGGGCTACGGTTGGGAAGAGGTCCACCTGGAGGCGGAAAGGCTGGAACACGTGATCAGCGAGGTCTTTGAGGAAAGGATCGCCGAGCTCTTAGGCCACCCTCCCTTTGACCCCCACGGGGACCCCATCCCCACCAAGGACCTGGCCCTGCCGGAAGCCCGAGCCCTGCCCCTCTCTCAGGCTCCCTTGGGGGAGGCCCGGGTGGTGCGGGCCCTGGCCCAGGACCGGGGCACCCTCAACCTCCTGGCCAAGCTGGGCCTGGTTCCCGGAAAGGTCCTGAGGGTGGTGGAGAAAGGAGATGGGGTGGGCATCGAAATGGCCGGGGAGGTATTGCGCCTTCCCGAGGAGCTGGCCCAGGCGGTTGGGGTGGAGGCCCTTCAGGAAAAGGTCCCGTAA
- a CDS encoding DUF72 domain-containing protein, whose amino-acid sequence MGEIRVGTASWTDETLLASGWYPPEVRHHPEKRLRYYAEHFDTVEVDSTFYALPRREVVAKWAERTPAGFLFHVKAFSAFTGHGLEASTLPKDLRSLLPKSEGHLAQREVPKEVIEEAWNRFFSAIGPLRQAGKLGYLHFGLPPWTEPKPRSFHYLEYLAERTQGYWVAVEFRNPKWYVAWGFVRKELERLGLIHVSVDAPPHPEAPPRVLEPTHPVAVLRCHGRNRESWKGPHRKPYERFNWRYSEEELQDLAQATLTLAEKAETVFVIFNNNYGTQGVEAAMGLKGLLGLGPPPWTKKLL is encoded by the coding sequence ATGGGAGAGATCCGGGTGGGGACCGCCAGCTGGACGGACGAAACCCTCCTCGCCTCCGGGTGGTATCCTCCCGAGGTACGCCACCATCCCGAGAAGCGCCTCCGCTACTATGCGGAGCACTTTGACACCGTGGAGGTGGACAGCACCTTCTACGCCCTACCCCGGCGGGAGGTGGTGGCGAAATGGGCAGAGAGGACCCCAGCGGGCTTTCTCTTCCACGTGAAGGCTTTTTCCGCCTTTACCGGGCACGGCCTCGAGGCCTCTACCCTTCCCAAGGATCTGCGCTCCCTCCTGCCCAAATCGGAAGGCCACTTGGCGCAGAGGGAGGTGCCCAAGGAGGTGATCGAGGAAGCCTGGAACCGTTTTTTCTCCGCCATCGGGCCCCTTAGGCAAGCTGGCAAGTTGGGCTATCTGCACTTTGGCCTTCCGCCCTGGACCGAACCTAAACCCCGAAGCTTCCATTACCTGGAATATTTAGCGGAAAGGACCCAAGGCTACTGGGTGGCAGTGGAGTTCCGCAACCCCAAGTGGTACGTGGCCTGGGGATTTGTGAGGAAGGAACTGGAGCGGCTCGGCCTCATCCACGTGAGCGTGGATGCCCCACCCCACCCCGAGGCCCCACCCCGGGTCCTGGAACCCACCCACCCCGTGGCGGTGCTCCGATGCCACGGGAGAAACAGGGAGTCCTGGAAAGGCCCGCACCGGAAGCCCTACGAGCGCTTCAACTGGCGTTACTCGGAAGAGGAGCTTCAGGACCTGGCCCAAGCCACCCTGACCCTGGCGGAGAAGGCCGAGACGGTTTTCGTCATCTTCAACAACAACTACGGCACCCAGGGGGTGGAGGCCGCCATGGGGCTTAAAGGCCTCCTGGGCCTAGGACCTCCTCCCTGGACCAAGAAGCTCCTTTAA
- a CDS encoding ArsR/SmtB family transcription factor: protein MTEALAHPARLTIVRLLAELPDEHTAFDPRCGTAYGVCFCHLKEKTGLSGPTVSHHLKILREAGLVEGVRVGRWTYFRLKPGGLEALAHELLHLARQAERAAAKAG, encoded by the coding sequence TTGACCGAAGCCCTGGCGCATCCTGCCAGGTTAACCATCGTCCGCCTCCTGGCGGAGCTTCCCGACGAGCACACCGCCTTTGACCCCCGTTGCGGCACCGCTTACGGGGTGTGCTTTTGCCATCTGAAGGAGAAGACCGGGCTTTCGGGCCCCACGGTAAGCCACCACCTCAAAATCCTTCGCGAAGCCGGGCTGGTGGAGGGCGTGCGGGTGGGGCGTTGGACCTATTTCCGCCTTAAGCCAGGGGGCCTCGAGGCCCTAGCCCACGAGCTCCTCCACCTGGCCCGCCAAGCGGAAAGGGCCGCCGCCAAGGCGGGGTAA
- a CDS encoding arsenate reductase (azurin) small subunit produces MTQTLSRRRFVKLTAAATALFTAGGKAQLGYAPSLTYPAVKVANVAQVKTGQPIIFNYPDASAPAILVKLGKPAIGGVGSGRDIVAFSALCTHMGCPVQYEGGRFICRCHYSMFDPAKAGQTYQGLASSWLPQIPLRIDGKGDIYAVAVAGLIWGRVKNV; encoded by the coding sequence ATGACGCAAACCTTGTCGCGTAGGCGGTTTGTCAAGCTGACGGCGGCGGCCACCGCCCTCTTCACCGCAGGGGGCAAGGCCCAGTTGGGGTACGCGCCCAGCCTTACGTACCCGGCGGTAAAGGTGGCCAACGTTGCTCAGGTGAAAACGGGCCAGCCCATCATCTTCAACTACCCCGATGCCTCGGCACCCGCCATTTTGGTCAAGCTGGGCAAGCCGGCTATCGGCGGCGTGGGCTCGGGGCGGGACATCGTGGCCTTCTCGGCCCTTTGCACCCACATGGGCTGCCCGGTGCAGTACGAGGGGGGAAGGTTCATCTGCCGGTGCCATTACTCCATGTTCGACCCCGCCAAGGCCGGGCAGACCTACCAGGGCTTGGCCAGCTCCTGGCTTCCCCAGATTCCTTTGCGCATAGATGGCAAGGGTGATATTTACGCGGTGGCTGTGGCCGGTCTCATCTGGGGCCGGGTTAAGAACGTGTAG
- a CDS encoding arsenate reductase (azurin) large subunit: MALLPRRDQLPIPPKNARVYNTVCQYCNVGCGYKVYVWPVGEQGGLKPNQNAFGLDLSQAQPPLAGQSYTETMHAVTVGKDGRQYHVVMVPAKDSPINRGNYSIRGGTNALTVWSLDRGTRDRLLYPLLRVGDQFQAITWQDALTLMAGVIKGIRDRDGNDDNIAVKCYDHGGSGQGFEDNYGAGKLFFSALSVKHIAIHNRPAYNSEVWGSRERGVHELNYTYEDARLADTIVLWGANSYETATVFYVEHMLPNLQGATVAEKQQAFDRGEPAEPGYLIVIDPRKTSSYTVAASVAKDRVLLLQPNLGTDYILANAIARVVWERGYYDMAYLEARTDMKLFEEYKQKSLKLQVPYAEFMAQVERITGVPRAQIEKAADWIAKPKAGRFKRRTLTIYEKGIIWNMKNYDQVAAIVQLAVLTHNIGRPGTGCGRQGGHQEGYVRPPAPTPGSIYRGGPPVNVDKFLTDGKGKFYWVIANDPYLSTPNNQVFRKRIHERTEKLTKALGAGGEPGTIQERVKKILDVLYSDPDALFMVVQDIYMTETARDAHLILPAAAWGEANDTSINCNSRLLRLYEKFMDPPGEAKPDWEIFKWVGLRIAELYRAEGKVQEAVKFEFGRNWRTDEDVFLAGAEEFSDNRVSEEDEAKLEAENYKGVTYKFLKEVGQQGIQTPVRRDPKTGKLVGTVRRYTHKFGTPDGKFKWYGTDDWEGYPAEVAKYLEGEKANQYPFWVTTGRAQTIWQTAYHDRRLPEKSMALPLPYVEVNPEDAKRLGLQSGDLVEVYNEEGNGTFMVYVTDAVKPGMLFLVMYHWRGTSNSLVSGYTDPKTTIPWYKGTRANLRKVAGAIPSVLQTASLLQQNKFD, encoded by the coding sequence ATGGCGCTTCTTCCCCGAAGGGACCAGCTTCCCATTCCTCCCAAGAACGCTCGGGTGTACAACACGGTGTGCCAGTACTGCAACGTGGGTTGCGGCTATAAGGTGTACGTTTGGCCCGTGGGCGAGCAGGGCGGCTTGAAGCCCAACCAGAACGCCTTTGGTCTGGACCTCTCCCAGGCCCAGCCGCCCTTGGCCGGCCAGAGCTACACGGAGACCATGCACGCGGTCACCGTGGGCAAGGACGGCCGCCAGTACCACGTGGTGATGGTTCCTGCCAAGGATAGTCCCATCAACCGGGGTAACTACTCCATTCGGGGTGGTACCAACGCCCTCACCGTGTGGAGCCTGGACCGGGGTACCCGGGACCGTCTCCTCTACCCCCTCCTTCGGGTGGGGGATCAGTTCCAGGCCATCACCTGGCAGGATGCCCTGACCCTGATGGCCGGGGTGATCAAGGGCATCCGGGACCGGGATGGCAACGACGACAACATCGCCGTGAAGTGCTACGACCACGGGGGCTCAGGCCAAGGGTTTGAGGACAACTACGGGGCGGGTAAGCTCTTCTTCAGCGCCCTTTCGGTGAAGCACATCGCCATCCATAACCGGCCCGCCTATAACTCCGAGGTCTGGGGTAGCCGCGAGCGGGGCGTACACGAGCTCAACTACACGTATGAAGACGCCCGCCTGGCTGACACCATCGTCCTTTGGGGAGCTAACAGCTACGAAACCGCCACGGTGTTCTACGTGGAGCACATGCTCCCCAACCTCCAGGGAGCCACGGTAGCGGAGAAGCAACAAGCCTTTGACCGGGGTGAGCCGGCAGAGCCAGGCTATCTGATCGTCATTGACCCCAGGAAGACCAGCTCTTATACGGTCGCGGCCTCCGTGGCCAAGGACCGGGTCCTTCTCCTTCAGCCCAACCTGGGCACGGACTACATCCTGGCCAACGCCATCGCCCGCGTGGTCTGGGAGCGGGGCTACTACGACATGGCCTACCTCGAGGCCCGCACCGACATGAAGCTTTTTGAGGAGTACAAGCAGAAGAGCCTCAAGCTTCAAGTGCCCTATGCCGAGTTCATGGCCCAGGTGGAAAGGATCACCGGGGTGCCCCGGGCCCAGATTGAAAAGGCTGCGGACTGGATCGCCAAACCCAAGGCGGGCCGCTTCAAGCGCCGCACCCTCACCATCTACGAGAAGGGCATCATTTGGAACATGAAGAACTACGACCAGGTGGCGGCCATCGTCCAGCTGGCGGTCCTCACCCACAATATCGGCCGCCCGGGCACGGGCTGTGGCCGCCAGGGCGGGCACCAGGAGGGGTATGTGCGGCCTCCTGCCCCCACCCCGGGCTCCATCTACCGGGGTGGCCCTCCTGTCAACGTGGATAAGTTCCTCACGGACGGCAAGGGCAAGTTCTACTGGGTGATCGCCAACGATCCTTATTTGTCCACGCCAAACAACCAGGTCTTCCGCAAGCGCATCCACGAGCGCACGGAGAAGCTCACCAAGGCCCTGGGTGCGGGTGGGGAGCCTGGGACCATCCAGGAACGGGTGAAGAAAATCCTGGACGTGCTCTACTCCGACCCCGATGCCCTTTTCATGGTGGTCCAGGATATCTACATGACGGAAACGGCTCGGGACGCTCACCTTATCCTGCCCGCGGCCGCTTGGGGCGAAGCCAACGACACCTCCATCAACTGCAACAGCCGCCTCCTGCGTCTCTACGAAAAGTTTATGGACCCGCCCGGCGAGGCCAAGCCCGACTGGGAGATCTTCAAGTGGGTGGGCCTGCGCATTGCTGAGCTTTACAGGGCGGAAGGTAAGGTCCAGGAGGCGGTTAAGTTTGAGTTCGGCAGGAACTGGAGGACGGACGAGGATGTCTTCCTGGCCGGGGCGGAGGAGTTTTCCGACAACCGGGTAAGCGAGGAGGACGAGGCCAAGCTGGAGGCGGAAAACTACAAAGGGGTCACCTACAAGTTCCTGAAGGAGGTGGGCCAGCAGGGCATCCAAACCCCTGTTCGCCGGGATCCCAAGACCGGGAAGCTGGTGGGCACCGTGCGCCGTTACACCCACAAGTTCGGCACCCCCGACGGCAAGTTCAAGTGGTACGGCACCGACGACTGGGAGGGGTACCCCGCCGAGGTGGCCAAGTACCTGGAAGGGGAGAAGGCCAACCAGTATCCCTTCTGGGTCACCACGGGGCGGGCCCAAACCATCTGGCAGACTGCTTACCACGACCGCCGTCTGCCCGAGAAGTCCATGGCTCTCCCCTTGCCGTATGTGGAGGTCAACCCTGAGGACGCCAAGCGGCTTGGCCTCCAGTCGGGCGACCTGGTGGAGGTTTACAACGAAGAAGGCAACGGCACCTTCATGGTTTACGTGACCGATGCGGTGAAGCCGGGAATGCTCTTCCTGGTCATGTACCACTGGCGGGGTACCTCCAACTCCCTGGTCTCGGGCTACACCGATCCCAAGACCACCATTCCTTGGTACAAGGGCACCCGGGCCAACCTCCGCAAGGTGGCAGGGGCCATTCCTTCGGTGCTGCAGACGGCTAGCCTCCTGCAACAGAACAAGTTTGACTAA
- a CDS encoding YbgA family protein, with product MEAFWPRPKVVVSACLGFAAVRYSGELIPDRIVAALREHVDFIPVCPEVEIGLGVPRPTVRLVRAGEGVRMLQPQTGEDLTERMERFSQGFLASLGRVEGFILKNRSPSCALKDAKVYASAEGGGVVGKGAGLFAQAAEKIFPLLPKEDEGRLTNARIRAHFLTRIFALARLRAVEDLPGLMAFHARYKLLLHAHHQEATKALGRLLAEARGEPFDQVRRAYEEGFLQATRLLFRLPAMADALLHAFGYFKKALSPKEKAHFLDLLADFREERVPLEALLVLLQSWALRFGEDYLQAQALFEPYPRPLMDLRTT from the coding sequence ATGGAAGCCTTTTGGCCCCGGCCGAAGGTGGTGGTGAGCGCCTGCTTGGGCTTTGCCGCCGTGCGCTACTCGGGGGAACTGATACCAGATCGGATTGTGGCTGCCTTGCGGGAGCATGTGGACTTCATCCCTGTGTGTCCGGAAGTGGAGATCGGCCTGGGGGTGCCGAGGCCCACGGTGCGCCTGGTACGGGCGGGGGAAGGGGTGCGCATGCTTCAGCCCCAAACCGGGGAGGACCTGACGGAGAGGATGGAGCGCTTCAGCCAGGGGTTCCTCGCCTCCCTGGGGCGGGTGGAGGGGTTCATCCTGAAAAACCGCTCTCCCTCCTGTGCCCTCAAAGACGCCAAGGTCTACGCCTCTGCCGAGGGCGGTGGGGTGGTGGGCAAGGGGGCTGGCCTCTTTGCCCAAGCGGCGGAAAAGATCTTTCCCCTCCTTCCCAAGGAGGATGAGGGGAGGCTCACCAACGCCCGCATCCGGGCCCACTTTCTCACCCGCATCTTCGCCCTGGCGCGGCTTAGGGCGGTGGAGGACCTCCCCGGCCTCATGGCCTTCCACGCCCGCTACAAGCTCCTCCTCCACGCCCACCACCAGGAGGCTACCAAGGCTTTGGGAAGGCTTCTGGCAGAGGCTAGGGGAGAGCCCTTTGACCAAGTACGCCGGGCTTATGAGGAGGGTTTCTTGCAAGCTACCCGACTTCTCTTCCGCCTGCCGGCCATGGCCGATGCCCTGCTCCATGCCTTTGGGTACTTCAAAAAGGCCCTTTCCCCCAAGGAGAAGGCCCATTTCCTGGACCTCTTAGCGGACTTTCGGGAGGAGCGGGTGCCCCTCGAGGCCCTCCTGGTCCTTCTCCAGTCCTGGGCCCTGCGCTTTGGGGAGGACTACCTCCAGGCCCAGGCCCTCTTCGAGCCCTACCCCAGGCCCCTCATGGACCTGAGGACCACCTAA